The Breoghania sp. genome has a segment encoding these proteins:
- a CDS encoding TRAP transporter substrate-binding protein, whose translation MSGRTISRRKALSLAGMGAAAAASASSTLATPALAQTAIRWKMVTSWPRDLPGPGVSARRICEAISTMSDGKLTVDLHSAGELVPALEVFDAVADGTAEMGHTASFFWQGKMAAAPFFTAVPFGLTPLEHMCWIERGGGQEVWDALYEPFGVRPFMGGNTGFQMGGWYKRRITGLDDLKGLKIRMPGLGGEVMRRLGATPVSLAPGEILPALQSGLIDATEFLGPSGDLAMGFHQAAKFYYAPGWHEPNGTGEALIGAKALEGLPGDLRAIVLHAIRAENALSVAEGEWMNALQLNALTEKHGVTVLPFPDDMIRAARRVTGEVLADFEEMGGADAAVYRSFLKAREAMGPWTQANELQYLTARG comes from the coding sequence ATGAGCGGAAGGACCATTTCGCGCCGCAAGGCGCTGTCGCTTGCGGGCATGGGGGCGGCTGCGGCTGCATCCGCGTCCTCGACCCTGGCGACCCCCGCTCTCGCGCAGACAGCGATCCGCTGGAAAATGGTCACCTCCTGGCCGCGCGACCTGCCGGGCCCAGGCGTGTCCGCGCGCCGTATCTGCGAGGCCATCAGCACCATGAGCGATGGCAAGCTGACGGTCGATCTTCATTCGGCCGGTGAACTGGTTCCCGCGCTGGAGGTGTTTGACGCCGTGGCGGACGGGACGGCAGAAATGGGCCACACGGCTTCGTTTTTCTGGCAGGGCAAGATGGCGGCGGCGCCCTTCTTCACCGCCGTTCCCTTCGGCCTGACCCCGCTTGAGCATATGTGCTGGATCGAGCGCGGCGGCGGGCAGGAAGTCTGGGATGCCCTTTATGAGCCTTTCGGAGTGCGGCCTTTCATGGGCGGCAATACCGGCTTTCAGATGGGGGGCTGGTACAAGCGGCGCATCACGGGGCTCGACGATCTGAAGGGATTGAAGATCCGCATGCCCGGCCTTGGCGGTGAGGTGATGCGGCGTCTGGGGGCAACTCCGGTTTCCCTGGCGCCGGGCGAGATCCTGCCCGCGCTTCAATCGGGCCTGATCGATGCGACGGAGTTTCTGGGCCCCTCGGGGGATCTGGCGATGGGGTTCCATCAGGCGGCGAAATTCTACTACGCGCCCGGCTGGCATGAGCCCAACGGAACCGGCGAGGCGTTGATCGGAGCGAAGGCGCTGGAAGGGCTGCCGGGGGATCTGAGAGCCATTGTCCTCCATGCCATCCGCGCGGAAAACGCCCTGTCGGTCGCTGAAGGCGAGTGGATGAACGCGCTGCAGCTCAACGCTCTGACGGAAAAGCACGGGGTGACGGTGCTGCCGTTTCCAGATGACATGATCCGGGCTGCACGCCGGGTGACGGGCGAGGTGCTGGCGGATTTCGAGGAGATGGGGGGCGCAGATGCGGCCGTTTATCGCTCGTTCCTCAAGGCGCGTGAGGCAATGGGCCCGTGGACACAGGCGAATGAGCTGCAATATCTGACTGCGCGCGGCTGA
- a CDS encoding fumarylacetoacetate hydrolase family protein — MKLVRFGPAGHEKPGLVDTSGIVRDLSAHIGDFAAETVSLETIERLKAIDPSSLPQAPAGSRLGAPLARVGHFLAIGLNFADHAAEAGMAIPAEPILFSKAPSSLSGPDDAVVLPKNSSKTDWEVELAVVIGKRMWQVSEADALSHVTGYCLCNDVSERKWQVEGTGQWIKGKSAPTFGPLGPWLVTADEIPDPQALDMYLDVNGTRMQTGNTKTMIFTVAQCLSFISTMMALEPGDVVTTGTPPGVGMGMKPPVFLKAGDEMRLGVEGLGDQHQKVVAE, encoded by the coding sequence ATGAAGCTCGTTCGCTTCGGACCTGCCGGCCATGAAAAGCCGGGACTTGTCGACACGTCAGGCATTGTGCGGGACCTTTCCGCACATATCGGCGACTTCGCAGCCGAAACCGTCAGCCTGGAGACCATTGAACGCCTGAAGGCGATCGACCCTTCGAGCCTGCCGCAAGCGCCTGCCGGAAGCCGCCTCGGCGCACCGCTGGCCCGCGTCGGGCACTTCCTCGCCATCGGTCTCAACTTCGCCGATCACGCGGCGGAGGCGGGCATGGCGATCCCGGCAGAGCCGATCCTGTTTTCCAAGGCTCCCAGTTCGCTGTCCGGCCCCGACGACGCTGTCGTGTTGCCGAAAAACTCTTCAAAGACCGACTGGGAGGTTGAGCTTGCGGTCGTCATCGGCAAGCGCATGTGGCAGGTGAGCGAGGCGGACGCGCTCTCCCATGTCACCGGCTATTGCCTTTGCAACGACGTGTCCGAGCGCAAGTGGCAGGTTGAGGGAACCGGCCAGTGGATCAAGGGCAAAAGCGCCCCAACCTTTGGCCCGCTTGGGCCCTGGCTGGTGACGGCGGACGAAATCCCCGATCCGCAGGCGCTCGACATGTATCTGGACGTGAACGGCACCCGCATGCAGACGGGCAACACGAAGACGATGATCTTCACCGTCGCGCAGTGCCTGTCCTTCATCTCCACCATGATGGCGCTGGAGCCGGGCGATGTGGTGACCACAGGGACACCTCCGGGCGTCGGCATGGGCATGAAGCCGCCGGTTTTCCTGAAGGCGGGCGATGAGATGCGGCTCGGCGTCGAGGGGCTGGGCGATCAGCATCAGAAGGTTGTTGCCGAGTGA
- a CDS encoding outer membrane protein transport protein — MTKRKYLYLSVSMVALAGGMSEALAGGFALREQSAYYQGTSFAGNAAGGASISSIFWNPATVTNTIGLTFESHSSLIAPEATITPDAATRTTITGFGGSGNDSGDMANDAWIPASYTGYQIDESWYLGLAINSQFGLATKAGPAWSGQTFARTSEVFSVNVNPMIGYKVNDMLSLAVGMQFQYFDVRLTSATGLPAGSGTAALKGDDIGFGFTAGLLFTPMEGTDIGVGYRSAIFHDLDGDFSTPVAVGPLPAGTYGISTRMATPDMVTLSAKQRITDTFRVMGTVEWTNWSRLKEPSVVLDAGAQLRTLPFNYDDSWFFSVGAEYDWNEKLTLRAGAAYELSPIDEDIRSLRLPDDDRIWLSAGLSYKPMEHLSFDFAYSHLFSANDTKVNIDPNHQDYNGVFTYRGNVDSSVNIVSASMRYTW; from the coding sequence ATGACGAAGAGAAAGTATCTTTATTTATCAGTTTCCATGGTCGCGCTAGCCGGGGGGATGAGCGAGGCGTTGGCTGGTGGTTTTGCCCTTCGCGAGCAGAGTGCTTACTATCAGGGTACGTCTTTTGCGGGTAACGCTGCGGGAGGAGCGTCGATTTCGTCGATTTTCTGGAACCCGGCCACGGTGACCAATACGATCGGGTTGACCTTCGAAAGCCACTCCTCGCTGATCGCGCCGGAGGCGACGATCACGCCCGATGCGGCGACGCGTACGACCATCACGGGGTTCGGTGGCTCCGGAAACGACAGTGGCGATATGGCCAATGATGCCTGGATTCCGGCCAGCTACACCGGCTACCAGATCGATGAAAGCTGGTATCTGGGCCTTGCGATCAACAGCCAGTTCGGTCTGGCGACCAAGGCTGGACCGGCGTGGTCGGGGCAGACCTTTGCGCGCACATCGGAAGTGTTCTCGGTCAACGTCAATCCGATGATCGGCTACAAGGTCAACGACATGCTCTCCTTGGCGGTTGGCATGCAGTTTCAATATTTCGATGTCCGCCTGACATCCGCGACCGGATTGCCGGCAGGGTCAGGAACGGCCGCTCTGAAAGGCGATGATATCGGATTTGGCTTCACGGCGGGCCTTCTCTTCACGCCGATGGAGGGGACCGATATCGGGGTGGGCTATCGCTCCGCCATTTTCCACGATCTCGACGGCGATTTCTCGACGCCGGTCGCGGTCGGGCCGCTGCCTGCCGGGACCTATGGCATCTCAACGCGCATGGCGACGCCGGATATGGTCACCCTGTCGGCCAAGCAGCGTATTACGGACACCTTCCGGGTCATGGGTACGGTGGAGTGGACCAACTGGAGCCGGTTGAAAGAGCCTTCCGTGGTGCTCGATGCCGGCGCGCAGCTGCGGACGCTGCCCTTCAACTACGATGACAGCTGGTTCTTCTCAGTCGGTGCGGAATATGACTGGAACGAGAAGCTGACCCTTCGCGCCGGTGCCGCTTACGAGCTGTCGCCGATCGATGAGGACATCCGCTCGCTGCGCCTGCCGGATGACGACCGTATCTGGTTGAGCGCCGGCCTTTCCTACAAGCCGATGGAACACCTGTCCTTCGATTTCGCCTATTCGCATCTCTTCTCCGCGAACGACACGAAGGTGAACATCGATCCCAATCACCAGGACTACAATGGTGTCTTCACCTATCGCGGCAATGTGGACTCCTCGGTGAACATCGTCTCCGCCTCGATGCGCTACACCTGGTAG
- a CDS encoding SDR family oxidoreductase: MDLGIAGRRAIVCASNRGLGRACAEALAAAGCAVVINGLDAARLEETARQIADKTGAKIIPVAGDVSDPQIQKALLAACPEPDILVNNNGGPPRKDFREIDREAMAKGVVQNMITPIELIQATVDGMAERGFGRIVNITSMSVKMPIEGLDLSSGARAGLTAFLAGVCRTVAGKGVTINNILPGKMDTDRLRGGFERAVEQTGRSMEEIRAAQAAEIPAGRFGTAEEFGQTCAFLCSVHAGYITGQNILLDGGLYPAAF; encoded by the coding sequence ATGGATCTGGGAATTGCCGGGCGCAGGGCTATCGTTTGCGCATCGAACAGGGGTCTTGGCCGCGCGTGCGCCGAAGCCCTGGCGGCGGCGGGCTGCGCGGTGGTCATCAACGGCCTTGACGCCGCGCGCCTTGAGGAGACCGCCCGACAGATCGCGGACAAGACCGGCGCGAAGATAATCCCCGTCGCCGGTGACGTCTCCGACCCACAAATCCAGAAGGCGCTGCTGGCCGCCTGCCCTGAACCCGATATCCTCGTCAACAACAATGGCGGCCCGCCGCGCAAGGATTTCCGCGAAATCGACCGCGAGGCCATGGCGAAGGGTGTCGTTCAGAACATGATCACCCCGATCGAGCTCATTCAGGCCACCGTCGACGGCATGGCGGAGCGCGGCTTCGGACGCATCGTCAACATCACCTCCATGTCGGTGAAGATGCCGATCGAGGGGCTGGATCTTTCCAGCGGCGCCCGCGCGGGGCTCACCGCGTTCCTTGCAGGCGTGTGTCGCACGGTCGCCGGAAAGGGCGTCACCATCAACAATATCCTGCCGGGGAAAATGGATACGGATCGGCTGCGTGGCGGTTTCGAACGCGCCGTGGAACAGACGGGCCGCTCGATGGAGGAAATCCGCGCCGCGCAGGCTGCGGAAATCCCCGCCGGCCGCTTCGGCACCGCGGAGGAATTCGGCCAGACCTGCGCCTTCCTGTGCTCGGTTCACGCCGGATATATCACCGGTCAGAACATCCTTCTCGACGGTGGCTTGTACCCGGCCGCTTTTTGA
- a CDS encoding UDP-2,3-diacylglucosamine diphosphatase, translated as MNAQINPRHYRALFLSDIHLGTRGCQANMLLDFLRVHDAETVYLVGDIVDGWRLRKSWHWPQEHNDVVQKLLRKARKGARVVYVPGNHDEFLRGYLGTHFGGVEVVDSCIHETAAGERMLVIHGDQFDVVVRHARWLAYFGDWAYVTALNVNTVLNMLRRKLGFPYWSLSAWAKLKVKNAVNFIGRFEETLAEEARRRGVDGVICGHIHHAADQDTNGIHYINTGDWVESCTAIAEHHDGTFELIRWADMNRADEPLQLAHHRAVA; from the coding sequence ATGAACGCTCAGATCAATCCTCGGCACTATCGTGCCTTGTTCCTGTCAGACATTCACCTCGGTACGCGCGGGTGTCAGGCGAACATGCTTCTGGACTTCCTGCGCGTTCATGATGCGGAGACCGTCTACCTCGTCGGAGACATCGTGGATGGCTGGCGGTTGCGCAAGAGCTGGCACTGGCCGCAGGAGCACAACGATGTTGTGCAGAAGCTGCTCCGCAAGGCGCGCAAAGGCGCGCGTGTTGTCTATGTGCCGGGAAATCATGACGAATTCCTGAGAGGCTATCTCGGCACCCATTTCGGTGGGGTGGAGGTCGTGGACAGCTGTATCCATGAAACGGCCGCAGGCGAACGGATGCTGGTCATTCACGGCGATCAGTTCGACGTCGTGGTCCGACACGCCCGCTGGCTCGCCTATTTCGGCGACTGGGCCTATGTGACCGCGCTCAACGTCAACACGGTGCTCAACATGCTGCGCCGCAAGCTCGGGTTTCCCTACTGGTCGCTTTCGGCCTGGGCGAAGCTGAAGGTGAAAAACGCGGTCAATTTCATTGGCCGCTTCGAGGAGACATTGGCGGAGGAAGCGCGGCGGCGCGGGGTTGACGGGGTGATCTGTGGCCATATTCATCATGCCGCCGATCAGGACACGAACGGCATTCACTACATCAACACCGGAGATTGGGTGGAAAGCTGCACGGCGATTGCCGAACACCATGACGGGACGTTCGAGCTGATCCGCTGGGCGGATATGAACCGGGCGGACGAACCGCTTCAGCTTGCTCATCACCGGGCGGTTGCATGA
- a CDS encoding glycosyltransferase family 1 protein — protein MTKILVVTDAWRPQVNGVVRTLEITQGELAKIGVEMEFLTPGEFRTLPCPTYPEIRLSLTGRSAIRRRIKESGADYVHLATEGPLGLLAKAAVLAMGETYTTSYHTRFPEYLAARLPVPLSWSYGWLRRFHNAGSGCMVATRSLDDDLTARGFRNLMRWSRGVDHTLFHPRDDLPEGLRHLPRPIFLHVGRVSVEKNIKAFLSLNLPGSKVVVGGGPQLEELRRAYPDVHFTGPKFGEDLAAHYAAGDVFVFPSLTDTFGNVVLEALACGVPVAAYPVMGPLDIIADTGAGVLDADLQKAALAALEIDRHHARDVALGYTWAKASRQFLDNILLAHGSDEAEKAAE, from the coding sequence ATGACGAAAATCCTCGTTGTCACAGACGCCTGGCGCCCGCAAGTGAACGGCGTCGTGCGCACGCTGGAGATCACGCAGGGCGAACTGGCGAAAATTGGCGTTGAAATGGAGTTTCTGACGCCAGGCGAATTTCGCACCCTTCCATGCCCGACCTATCCGGAAATCCGCCTGTCTCTGACAGGCCGCTCCGCGATCCGCCGCCGCATAAAGGAAAGCGGGGCGGATTACGTGCATCTGGCCACCGAAGGCCCGCTGGGGCTGCTGGCCAAAGCGGCTGTTCTGGCGATGGGCGAAACCTATACGACCAGCTACCACACCCGCTTTCCCGAATATCTCGCCGCCCGCCTGCCGGTGCCGCTGTCCTGGTCCTATGGTTGGCTGAGACGTTTCCACAATGCGGGATCTGGCTGCATGGTGGCGACGCGCTCGCTGGATGACGATCTGACGGCGCGCGGGTTTCGCAACCTGATGCGCTGGTCGCGCGGGGTCGATCACACGCTGTTCCATCCGCGCGACGACTTGCCGGAAGGCCTGCGCCACCTGCCGCGCCCGATCTTCCTGCATGTCGGACGCGTTTCGGTGGAGAAGAACATCAAGGCGTTCCTTTCGCTCAACCTGCCGGGTTCCAAGGTGGTGGTGGGTGGCGGGCCGCAACTGGAGGAACTCAGGCGCGCCTATCCGGACGTGCATTTCACAGGCCCGAAATTCGGTGAAGATCTCGCCGCCCACTATGCGGCGGGGGATGTCTTCGTCTTTCCCAGTCTCACCGACACGTTCGGCAATGTGGTGCTGGAGGCGCTGGCCTGTGGTGTTCCGGTGGCCGCATATCCGGTCATGGGACCGCTGGACATCATCGCAGACACGGGCGCGGGCGTGCTCGATGCGGATCTGCAAAAGGCGGCCTTGGCGGCGCTGGAGATCGATCGCCACCATGCGCGAGACGTTGCGCTCGGCTACACATGGGCCAAGGCTTCCCGGCAGTTTCTCGACAATATCCTGCTGGCTCACGGATCGGATGAGGCGGAAAAGGCCGCCGAATAG
- a CDS encoding threonine/serine dehydratase: protein MSPLPPPDHDAVRAARERIRSHAVLTPLLSFPVLDERTGGRILIKAESLQRTGSFKFRGAFNRLSMIPEGERSRGVVACSSGNHAQGVAEAARLLGMKATIVMPVDAPVMKAERTAASGAQIVRYDREKDDREAMALEIVERTGATFVHPYDDPGVIAGQGTAGLEIAEQAEAMGLRPEAVLVCCSGGGLTAGIALAMEGTVADATIHPVEPAGFDDYTRSLKAGERLSNPTTGGSVCDALMAAAPGALNFEINRRCGAEGLVVSDEEALDAVAFAFRDLKLVVEPGGAVALAAVLNGRIETRGRTIAVLVSGGNIDAPMLARALG, encoded by the coding sequence ATGAGCCCCTTGCCGCCGCCTGACCATGACGCCGTTCGCGCCGCGCGTGAACGCATCCGCTCCCACGCGGTCCTTACCCCGCTTCTCAGTTTCCCGGTGCTGGATGAGCGCACCGGCGGGCGCATCCTGATCAAGGCGGAAAGCCTGCAGCGCACCGGCTCTTTCAAGTTTCGCGGCGCCTTCAATCGCCTCTCCATGATCCCTGAGGGCGAGCGTTCCCGTGGCGTGGTGGCGTGCTCCTCCGGCAATCACGCGCAGGGGGTGGCGGAAGCCGCGCGGCTGCTCGGCATGAAGGCGACCATCGTCATGCCGGTGGATGCGCCGGTCATGAAGGCGGAGCGGACCGCGGCAAGTGGCGCGCAGATCGTGCGCTATGATCGGGAAAAGGACGACCGGGAGGCGATGGCGCTTGAGATCGTGGAGCGCACCGGCGCAACCTTCGTCCATCCTTACGATGATCCAGGCGTGATCGCGGGGCAGGGAACGGCCGGGCTCGAAATCGCCGAACAGGCCGAGGCCATGGGGCTCAGGCCGGAAGCGGTGCTTGTCTGTTGCAGCGGGGGCGGGCTCACGGCGGGCATCGCGCTGGCCATGGAGGGCACGGTTGCGGACGCCACCATTCACCCGGTGGAGCCTGCGGGCTTCGATGATTACACCCGATCCCTCAAGGCGGGCGAGAGGCTTTCCAATCCCACAACTGGCGGGTCGGTCTGCGATGCGCTGATGGCGGCTGCACCCGGCGCGCTCAATTTCGAGATCAACAGGCGGTGCGGGGCGGAAGGGCTCGTGGTGAGCGATGAAGAGGCGCTCGATGCGGTGGCCTTCGCCTTCCGCGATCTGAAGCTCGTGGTGGAGCCGGGCGGGGCGGTGGCGCTGGCCGCCGTCTTGAACGGCAGGATCGAGACGCGGGGCCGGACAATCGCGGTGCTCGTCTCCGGCGGCAATATCGATGCGCCCATGCTGGCGCGCGCGCTGGGTTAG
- a CDS encoding protein phosphatase CheZ produces the protein MAAASQTPALREEDYEAIESAVMETTRGRWFLSEYARRNRNADTEVLLSAIGQLEGLMKTERKGPKLERIQLDLADMAEAITRTKREIAQIKTESNDGDRFAEASSELDAIVTQTEGATQDILQKAELVQEIAWTLREQGVDEASCDAIDAHTTDIFMACSFQDLTGQRTQKVVQVLRYLESRINEMMEIWGVDANEMKVDVGPINPEDHRPDRDLLHGPQSTDKAIKQNTVDELMDSGVQYMSDDDDPMSAGEATSEATTDINEIEFDEITFDAIEVDTEGADAEEVSAEEAEAEMDATGDINVDDIVFDAIEQEVSESEESAAAEPDVSPEASSDASAAEDAAADMTVDEQSGEIDFDSISFDKIDSEDADVDEATAEDAAAQEEPSAVQEVTSEETSVSLADMEAPEGAQNVLEELLDASDDDETALDALAQEGEESAEEAIDAAADEAVSEAADQATDESESSMDEAEEAEADADAAFLDMEQTADQEDEADASDPLRAMSAGERLALFN, from the coding sequence ATGGCCGCAGCAAGCCAAACTCCTGCTCTGCGCGAAGAGGACTATGAGGCGATTGAATCCGCCGTCATGGAGACGACGCGCGGGCGCTGGTTCCTTTCGGAGTACGCACGCCGTAACCGTAATGCCGACACCGAAGTGCTGCTGAGTGCCATCGGCCAGCTCGAAGGCCTGATGAAGACCGAGCGCAAGGGACCGAAACTGGAACGTATCCAGCTCGACCTTGCCGACATGGCGGAAGCGATCACGCGCACCAAGCGCGAAATCGCCCAGATCAAGACCGAATCCAATGATGGCGACCGGTTCGCCGAAGCCTCTTCGGAACTGGACGCCATTGTCACCCAGACAGAGGGCGCCACGCAGGACATCCTGCAAAAGGCGGAACTTGTTCAGGAGATCGCCTGGACACTTCGCGAACAGGGCGTGGACGAAGCCTCCTGCGATGCCATCGATGCGCACACGACTGACATCTTCATGGCCTGCTCCTTCCAGGATCTGACCGGCCAGCGCACCCAGAAAGTCGTGCAGGTGTTGCGCTATCTGGAATCGCGCATCAACGAGATGATGGAGATCTGGGGCGTCGACGCCAATGAGATGAAGGTCGATGTCGGCCCGATCAACCCAGAAGATCATCGCCCGGACCGCGACTTGCTGCATGGCCCGCAAAGCACTGACAAGGCGATCAAGCAGAACACCGTCGACGAACTGATGGACTCTGGCGTCCAGTATATGAGCGACGACGATGACCCGATGAGCGCCGGGGAAGCCACGTCCGAGGCCACAACCGACATCAACGAGATCGAGTTCGACGAGATCACGTTCGACGCCATCGAAGTCGATACCGAAGGAGCTGATGCCGAAGAAGTTTCCGCGGAAGAAGCCGAAGCGGAGATGGACGCGACCGGTGACATCAATGTCGACGACATCGTCTTCGATGCCATCGAGCAGGAGGTCAGCGAGAGCGAGGAGAGCGCGGCAGCCGAGCCGGACGTCTCTCCCGAAGCCTCATCGGATGCGAGCGCGGCGGAAGACGCCGCCGCCGACATGACTGTCGATGAACAATCCGGCGAAATCGATTTTGACAGTATCTCCTTCGACAAGATCGACAGCGAGGACGCTGACGTCGATGAAGCGACTGCGGAAGACGCCGCGGCGCAGGAGGAGCCCTCCGCAGTGCAGGAGGTCACCTCCGAAGAGACTTCGGTTTCGCTCGCCGACATGGAAGCCCCGGAAGGCGCGCAGAACGTGCTGGAAGAGCTGCTCGACGCCTCCGACGATGACGAAACCGCCCTCGACGCCCTCGCCCAGGAGGGAGAAGAGAGCGCGGAAGAAGCGATCGATGCGGCGGCTGACGAGGCCGTCAGTGAGGCCGCAGATCAGGCCACAGATGAGAGCGAAAGCTCCATGGACGAGGCGGAAGAAGCCGAAGCAGACGCGGATGCCGCCTTCCTCGACATGGAACAGACGGCGGATCAGGAAGACGAGGCGGACGCGAGCGATCCGCTGCGCGCCATGTCCGCAGGCGAGCGCCTGGCACTCTTCAACTAG
- a CDS encoding MFS transporter has translation MPPVFTAPLALKRRVGLLFALQFFAQGVFLPFFGIFLSDKGMGDAEIGIILATPMAIRIVSGPIVAAIADMLGRRSAAISIICAISGMIFAGFLFADGFVQILTVMIAMAITNAAIIPLSDAYAMDTVRAGQGDYGRMRLWGSVSFMIATLAGGAVLEATSSTLVPVTVSVSLLACSLMALMLPELARETPLEADGGIAAAPRLRDIGFLVVLLAAALVQGSHAAYYGFGSLYWRGLGIGGTMIGFFWVIGVVVEVVLFLLASRLGMRLPPLAMIAVGALAGVVRWSLFTVVHDPVAVLAVQSLHGFTFGATHLGLVGFIASRIPARRAATAQGLGGTFVGLVTASGTLVSGPLYSIDPAYAFWAMAACCALSLALLALIALRFAGRKTQGEV, from the coding sequence ATGCCTCCCGTGTTCACGGCTCCGTTGGCGCTAAAAAGGCGTGTCGGACTGCTTTTTGCCCTGCAATTTTTCGCACAGGGCGTGTTCCTTCCCTTCTTCGGGATCTTCCTTTCCGACAAGGGAATGGGGGACGCCGAAATCGGGATCATTCTCGCCACGCCGATGGCGATCCGGATCGTTTCAGGGCCGATCGTGGCCGCGATTGCGGATATGTTGGGACGTCGTTCGGCAGCGATTTCAATTATTTGTGCGATATCGGGGATGATATTCGCAGGCTTTCTGTTCGCGGACGGATTCGTACAAATCCTGACCGTGATGATTGCCATGGCCATCACCAACGCCGCGATCATTCCGCTCAGCGACGCCTATGCAATGGATACCGTCCGTGCCGGACAGGGTGACTACGGACGTATGCGGCTTTGGGGATCGGTGTCCTTCATGATCGCCACGCTGGCCGGGGGCGCGGTGCTGGAGGCAACGTCCTCCACGCTCGTTCCCGTCACGGTTTCCGTGTCATTGCTTGCCTGTTCGCTCATGGCGCTGATGCTGCCGGAACTGGCGCGGGAAACGCCGCTTGAGGCCGATGGCGGGATTGCGGCCGCGCCTCGGCTCAGGGATATCGGCTTTCTGGTGGTGTTGCTGGCGGCGGCGCTCGTGCAGGGCAGCCACGCGGCCTATTACGGGTTCGGGTCGCTCTACTGGCGTGGGCTCGGCATCGGCGGGACGATGATTGGCTTCTTCTGGGTCATCGGCGTGGTGGTGGAGGTGGTGCTCTTCCTGCTGGCGTCCAGGCTGGGCATGCGTCTGCCACCGCTTGCGATGATCGCCGTCGGTGCGCTGGCCGGCGTGGTGCGCTGGTCATTGTTTACGGTGGTTCATGACCCGGTGGCCGTGCTCGCCGTTCAATCGCTTCACGGGTTCACGTTCGGGGCGACCCATCTGGGGCTGGTCGGTTTTATCGCATCGCGCATTCCCGCGCGCAGGGCCGCCACGGCGCAAGGGCTTGGCGGCACCTTTGTGGGGCTCGTAACCGCAAGCGGTACGCTTGTCAGCGGCCCGCTCTACAGCATCGATCCGGCTTATGCCTTCTGGGCGATGGCGGCATGCTGCGCGCTGTCGCTGGCCTTGCTCGCGCTGATCGCCCTGCGCTTTGCAGGGCGCAAAACGCAGGGCGAAGTCTGA
- the dgcA gene encoding N-acetyl-D-Glu racemase DgcA — protein sequence MTRRLITRRQAWPLAQAFTISRGSRTEAVVVSVELEQDGHKGQGECVPYPRYGETVDGVIAEIQALEARLADGMDRETLRKTMPAGAARNAVDCAMWDLEAKLSGIPAIEAAGLTPPPPVTTAYTISLGDPETMHENARKAQARPLLKVKLGGAGDLERIAAVREAAPNSTLIVDANEAWEAENLADYVAACAKADVKLIEQPMPAGKDDALRGADFPILICADESLHTSADLEGLRDRYTSVNIKLDKTGGLTEAIDVQNRALELGYEVMIGCMVGTSLAMAPALALTARASFVDLDAPLLLATDRDHGLIYDGSIIRGHDPALWGGIEG from the coding sequence ATGACACGTCGTCTGATCACCCGCAGGCAAGCCTGGCCCCTGGCACAGGCTTTCACGATCTCCCGAGGCTCCCGCACCGAGGCCGTTGTCGTTTCGGTCGAGCTTGAACAGGACGGCCATAAAGGCCAGGGCGAATGCGTGCCCTATCCGCGCTATGGCGAGACGGTCGATGGCGTGATCGCCGAAATTCAGGCCCTGGAAGCCCGGTTGGCCGATGGCATGGATCGCGAAACCCTGCGCAAGACCATGCCCGCCGGGGCTGCCCGCAATGCCGTCGATTGCGCGATGTGGGATCTTGAGGCGAAGCTTTCCGGCATTCCGGCGATCGAGGCCGCGGGCCTGACGCCGCCGCCGCCGGTCACCACCGCCTACACGATCAGCCTCGGCGATCCGGAAACGATGCATGAAAACGCCCGCAAGGCGCAGGCCCGCCCGCTTCTGAAGGTGAAGCTCGGCGGCGCAGGCGATCTGGAGCGCATCGCCGCGGTGCGCGAGGCCGCGCCGAACTCCACCCTGATCGTGGATGCCAACGAGGCCTGGGAGGCGGAAAACCTTGCCGATTACGTCGCCGCTTGCGCCAAGGCGGACGTGAAGCTGATCGAGCAGCCCATGCCGGCCGGCAAGGACGACGCCCTGCGCGGGGCCGACTTCCCGATCCTGATCTGTGCGGATGAGAGCCTGCACACCTCCGCGGACCTTGAGGGCCTGCGCGACCGCTACACCTCCGTCAACATCAAGCTCGACAAGACCGGCGGCCTGACCGAGGCGATTGACGTTCAAAACCGCGCGCTGGAGCTCGGTTACGAAGTGATGATCGGCTGCATGGTGGGCACCTCGCTCGCCATGGCCCCGGCCCTTGCCCTCACCGCCCGGGCATCCTTCGTCGATCTCGACGCGCCGCTGCTCCTCGCCACGGACCGCGACCACGGGTTGATCTATGATGGAAGCATCATTCGCGGCCACGACCCGGCCCTGTGGGGCGGCATCGAGGGATAG